One stretch of Variovorax sp. TBS-050B DNA includes these proteins:
- a CDS encoding ABC transporter substrate-binding protein, translated as MPRTAKPLAFLAPLVLALAAGGAHAQTKTLYIGMNGGTMEKAYTQYVFPAFEKLHGAKVVVVPGTSSDILAKAQANKDKPQMHVMFLDDGVMVRAIGMGLCEKQKPNPSLAEIYPAARFKDDMASGVSLGMTGLAYNAKMFKEKGWAPPTSWLDLADPKFKGKVVFQSMSSSSFGLHGFLMFNRIQGGNDKNVEPGFKAWPTTIGPNVLEYIPSSAKLSEMVQTGEAAIFPLTPTAVAALKTKGIPVEYAPPKEGAVVLMVGQCVIANNSEPELSQKLAEFLLSPLAQANVLQYGAQIPTNPKAPAVGDGVKQVADITQWMKTAVTIDWESINANRPAWNARWNKTIEK; from the coding sequence ATGCCACGCACCGCCAAGCCCCTCGCCTTCCTCGCCCCGCTCGTGCTCGCCCTCGCCGCCGGCGGCGCCCACGCGCAGACCAAGACGCTCTACATCGGCATGAACGGCGGCACCATGGAGAAGGCGTACACGCAGTACGTGTTCCCCGCCTTCGAGAAGCTCCACGGCGCCAAGGTGGTGGTGGTGCCCGGCACCTCGTCCGACATCCTCGCGAAGGCGCAGGCCAACAAGGACAAGCCGCAGATGCACGTGATGTTCCTCGACGACGGCGTGATGGTGCGCGCCATCGGCATGGGCCTGTGCGAGAAGCAGAAGCCCAATCCGTCGCTGGCCGAGATCTACCCGGCCGCGCGCTTCAAGGACGACATGGCGAGCGGCGTGAGCCTGGGCATGACCGGGCTGGCCTACAACGCGAAGATGTTCAAGGAGAAGGGCTGGGCACCGCCCACCTCGTGGCTGGACCTGGCCGATCCGAAGTTCAAGGGCAAGGTGGTGTTCCAGTCGATGTCGTCCTCGTCCTTCGGGCTGCACGGCTTCCTGATGTTCAACCGCATCCAGGGCGGCAACGACAAGAACGTCGAGCCCGGCTTCAAGGCCTGGCCGACCACCATCGGCCCGAACGTGCTCGAGTACATCCCGAGCTCGGCCAAGCTCTCGGAGATGGTGCAGACCGGCGAGGCCGCGATCTTCCCGCTCACCCCCACGGCCGTGGCCGCGCTCAAGACCAAGGGCATTCCGGTGGAGTACGCGCCGCCGAAGGAAGGCGCGGTGGTGCTGATGGTGGGCCAGTGCGTGATCGCGAACAACAGCGAGCCCGAACTGTCCCAGAAGCTCGCCGAGTTCCTGCTGAGCCCGCTCGCCCAGGCCAACGTGCTGCAGTACGGCGCGCAGATCCCCACCAACCCCAAGGCGCCCGCCGTGGGCGACGGCGTGAAGCAGGTGGCCGACATCACCCAGTGGATGAAGACCGCGGTCACCATCGACTGGGAGAGCATCAATGCGAACCGGCCTGCATGGAATGCGCGCTGGAACAAGACGATCGAGAAGTGA
- a CDS encoding FAD/NAD(P)-binding oxidoreductase, translating into MTLRPVIVGAGPAGVRAAQTLVAHGLRPVVVDEAPRAGGQIYRRPPERLAARSARTLYGFESQRAEALHAAFDGLAGRIDHRPDSLVWNAQDRCLDVMHNPTQSNRRVPYTHLLVATGATDRVLPLPGWTLPGVYTLGGAQVALKFQGCAIGRRVVFMGTGPLLYLVACQYAKAGVDVAAVLDTARLADQAAAVPALLSQPAVFAKGLYYVAWLRAHGVPVHRGVRPLRVTGDEGESRVAGVAWHDGHAERSIECDAVGLGHALRSETQLADLLGCRFAFAPLQRAHLPVRDAAGRASVEGVYLAGDGAGIMGADAAEWAGERAALALLADSGIAVDGARAAALERRLARLAVFRKGLERAFPLPPDWAAQADDALVICRCENVTAGDLREAVAGCGADELNRLKALSRVGMGRCQGRMCGAAAAEILAHATAQPLAQVGRLRGQAPIKPIPIRLAQAGEGGGA; encoded by the coding sequence ATGACGCTTCGTCCCGTGATCGTCGGCGCCGGCCCGGCCGGGGTGCGCGCGGCCCAGACGCTGGTGGCGCACGGCCTGCGGCCGGTGGTGGTCGACGAGGCGCCGCGCGCCGGCGGCCAGATCTACCGCCGCCCGCCCGAGCGGCTCGCAGCGCGCAGCGCGCGCACGCTGTACGGCTTCGAGTCGCAGCGCGCCGAGGCGCTGCACGCCGCCTTCGACGGCCTCGCCGGCCGCATCGACCACCGGCCCGACAGCCTGGTGTGGAACGCGCAGGACCGCTGCCTCGACGTGATGCACAACCCGACGCAGAGCAACCGGCGCGTGCCCTACACGCACCTGCTCGTGGCGACGGGCGCGACCGACCGCGTGCTGCCGCTGCCGGGCTGGACGCTGCCGGGCGTCTACACGCTCGGCGGCGCGCAGGTGGCGCTCAAGTTCCAGGGCTGCGCGATCGGCCGGCGCGTGGTGTTCATGGGCACCGGTCCGCTGCTGTACCTGGTGGCCTGCCAGTATGCGAAGGCGGGGGTGGACGTGGCCGCGGTGCTCGACACCGCGCGCCTGGCCGACCAGGCCGCCGCCGTGCCCGCGCTGCTCTCGCAGCCGGCCGTGTTCGCGAAGGGCCTGTACTACGTGGCCTGGCTGCGCGCGCACGGCGTTCCGGTGCACCGCGGCGTGCGACCGCTGCGCGTGACCGGCGACGAAGGCGAATCCCGCGTGGCGGGCGTGGCCTGGCACGACGGGCATGCCGAACGTTCGATCGAGTGCGACGCGGTGGGCCTGGGCCATGCGCTGCGTTCCGAGACCCAGCTGGCCGACCTGCTCGGCTGCCGCTTCGCCTTCGCGCCGCTGCAGCGCGCGCACCTGCCGGTGCGCGATGCGGCGGGCCGCGCCAGCGTCGAGGGGGTGTACCTCGCGGGCGACGGCGCCGGCATCATGGGCGCCGATGCGGCCGAATGGGCCGGCGAGCGCGCGGCGCTGGCGCTCCTGGCCGACAGCGGCATCGCGGTCGACGGCGCACGCGCCGCCGCGCTTGAACGCCGGCTGGCGCGGCTCGCGGTTTTCCGAAAGGGCCTGGAGCGCGCCTTTCCGCTGCCGCCGGACTGGGCGGCGCAGGCCGACGACGCGCTCGTGATCTGCCGCTGCGAGAACGTGACCGCCGGCGACCTGCGCGAGGCCGTGGCCGGCTGCGGCGCGGACGAGCTGAACCGGCTCAAGGCGCTGTCGCGCGTGGGCATGGGCCGCTGCCAGGGCCGGATGTGCGGCGCCGCGGCGGCCGAGATCCTCGCGCATGCGACCGCGCAGCCGCTGGCGCAGGTCGGCCGCCTGCGCGGGCAGGCGCCGATCAAGCCGATCCCGATCCGGCTGGCGCAGGCCGGCGAGGGAGGCGGCGCATGA
- a CDS encoding (2Fe-2S)-binding protein: protein MAANALPLLHRVAEQTGREAVHFTLDGAPARALAGDTVLTAVLTHGTRLRRNEFSGLPRAGFCMMGACQDCWIATEAGERLRACSTFIAPGMALVTGGRGA, encoded by the coding sequence ATGGCCGCGAACGCCCTGCCCCTGCTGCACCGCGTGGCCGAGCAGACCGGCCGCGAGGCCGTGCACTTCACGCTCGACGGCGCACCCGCGCGTGCGCTCGCGGGCGACACCGTGCTGACCGCGGTGCTCACGCACGGCACCCGGCTGCGGCGCAACGAGTTCAGCGGCCTGCCGCGGGCGGGCTTCTGCATGATGGGCGCCTGCCAGGACTGCTGGATCGCCACCGAGGCGGGCGAGCGGCTGCGCGCCTGCTCGACCTTCATCGCGCCGGGCATGGCGCTGGTCACCGGGGGGCGCGGCGCATGA
- a CDS encoding ABC transporter permease, producing MRQNGPLALAFNALVIAFMLAPLAVVCIVAFTPENTLTIPTTRFSLRWFEAVFAHPDFMQSFRNSLWLALASATIATLLAVPAGMAITRHDFRGRDFLNGLFLSPLIIPHLVLGVALLRLFALVGGTGSFGWLVLAHALIVTPYTLRLVVAALVGFDRSAEQAALSLGASQATVFRRITLPMILPGVTGGWLLAFINSFDEVTMSIFVTSPSTVTLPVRMYMYATESIDPLMAAVSALMVALTAVAMVVLDRVYGLDRVLVGRR from the coding sequence ATGCGCCAGAACGGTCCCCTCGCCCTCGCGTTCAACGCGCTCGTCATCGCCTTCATGCTGGCGCCGCTCGCGGTGGTGTGCATCGTGGCGTTCACGCCCGAGAACACGCTCACCATCCCGACCACGCGCTTCTCGCTGCGCTGGTTCGAGGCGGTGTTCGCGCACCCCGACTTCATGCAGTCGTTCCGCAACAGCCTCTGGCTCGCGCTGGCCTCGGCCACCATCGCCACGCTGCTCGCGGTGCCGGCCGGCATGGCGATCACGCGGCACGACTTCCGCGGCCGCGACTTCCTCAACGGCCTCTTCCTCTCGCCGCTGATCATTCCGCACCTGGTGCTCGGCGTGGCGCTGCTGCGCCTGTTCGCGCTGGTGGGCGGCACCGGCAGCTTCGGCTGGCTGGTGCTGGCGCATGCGCTGATCGTTACGCCCTACACGCTGCGGCTGGTGGTGGCCGCGCTGGTGGGCTTCGACCGCAGCGCCGAGCAGGCCGCGCTCTCGCTCGGCGCGAGCCAGGCGACGGTGTTCCGCCGCATCACGCTGCCGATGATCCTGCCGGGCGTCACCGGCGGCTGGCTGCTGGCCTTCATCAACAGCTTCGACGAGGTGACGATGTCGATCTTCGTGACCTCGCCGAGCACGGTCACGCTGCCGGTGCGCATGTACATGTACGCCACCGAGTCCATCGATCCGCTGATGGCCGCGGTGTCGGCGCTGATGGTGGCGCTCACCGCCGTGGCGATGGTGGTGCTCGACCGCGTCTACGGCCTCGACCGCGTGCTGGTGGGGCGCCGCTAG
- a CDS encoding ABC transporter permease, with protein MSTTAKTAPWWLSGPALLLFTALLVVPLALTAVLSFNVYDPATGPKAGEFTLAHYAQVFTDSYYHGIFWRTFWISALVTLICVLVGAPEAYVLSRMRNPWRSMLLLVVLAPLLVSVVVRAFGWSMLLGPEGAVNALLQLVGIGPVKILYTSAAVVIALVHVMLPFMVIPVWTSLQKLDPGVENAALSLNATPFTTLRRIVLPQVMPGILSGSLIVFGLAASSFAIPGLLGGRRLKMVATVVYDEYLHELNWPLGAAVALTLLAANLVVMLSYNRLVEGRYKKALG; from the coding sequence ATGAGCACGACGGCCAAGACCGCGCCGTGGTGGCTCTCCGGGCCCGCGCTGCTGCTGTTCACCGCGCTGCTGGTGGTGCCGCTCGCGCTCACCGCGGTGCTGTCGTTCAACGTCTACGACCCGGCGACCGGCCCGAAGGCGGGCGAGTTCACGCTCGCGCACTACGCGCAGGTGTTCACCGATTCCTACTACCACGGCATCTTCTGGCGCACCTTCTGGATCTCGGCGCTGGTCACGCTGATCTGCGTGCTGGTCGGCGCGCCCGAGGCCTACGTGCTGAGCCGCATGCGCAACCCGTGGCGCTCGATGCTGCTGCTGGTGGTGCTGGCGCCGCTCTTGGTGTCGGTGGTGGTGCGGGCCTTCGGCTGGAGCATGCTGCTCGGGCCCGAGGGCGCGGTGAACGCACTGCTGCAGCTCGTGGGCATCGGCCCGGTGAAGATCCTCTACACCAGCGCCGCGGTGGTGATCGCGCTGGTGCACGTGATGCTGCCGTTCATGGTGATCCCGGTGTGGACCTCGCTGCAGAAGCTCGACCCCGGCGTGGAGAACGCGGCGCTGTCGCTCAACGCCACGCCCTTCACCACGCTGCGGCGCATCGTGCTGCCGCAGGTGATGCCGGGCATCCTCTCGGGCAGCCTGATCGTGTTCGGCCTGGCGGCGAGCTCGTTCGCGATCCCGGGCCTGCTCGGCGGGCGGCGGCTCAAGATGGTCGCGACGGTGGTCTACGACGAATACCTGCACGAGCTCAACTGGCCGCTCGGCGCGGCCGTGGCGCTCACGCTGCTCGCCGCCAACCTGGTGGTGATGCTCAGCTACAACCGCCTGGTCGAAGGCCGCTACAAGAAAGCGCTGGGCTGA
- a CDS encoding ABC transporter ATP-binding protein has protein sequence MSFLRLTDVSKFYGATRAVSAMNLAVEKGEFVSLLGPSGCGKTTTLQMIAGFEAVSSGRIELAGRDITHAKANTRGLGIVFQSYALFPHMTVADNVSFGLEMRRMPKAERSERVKQALALVHLEAHAARYPRELSGGQRQRVALARALVIEPPVLLLDEPLSNLDAKLREEMQFELRQIQRKVGTTTVMVTHDQSEAMSISDRVVVMEGGCATQIDHPHRVYEHPRTRFISTFVGKANLLDGRVTACGGRSCRVEVGPLALEAEGTAFRPGSPVLVSVRPEKLQLVAPGRGRIDGTVRESFFLGSQWLYRLATPAGALMVLCPNDGREPLAEGDAAGIDWPAHCTRLLPAEEAVAA, from the coding sequence ATGTCATTTCTACGGCTCACCGACGTGAGCAAGTTCTACGGCGCGACCCGTGCGGTCTCGGCCATGAACCTCGCGGTGGAAAAAGGCGAATTCGTCTCGCTGCTCGGCCCCTCGGGCTGCGGCAAGACCACCACGCTGCAGATGATCGCGGGCTTCGAGGCGGTGAGCAGCGGGCGCATCGAGCTCGCGGGCCGGGACATCACCCATGCCAAGGCCAACACGCGCGGGCTGGGCATCGTGTTCCAGAGCTATGCGCTGTTCCCGCACATGACCGTGGCCGACAACGTGAGCTTCGGGCTGGAGATGCGCCGCATGCCGAAGGCCGAGCGCAGCGAGCGCGTGAAGCAGGCGCTGGCGCTGGTGCACCTGGAGGCGCATGCCGCGCGCTACCCGCGCGAGCTCTCGGGCGGCCAGCGGCAGCGCGTGGCGCTGGCGCGCGCACTGGTGATCGAGCCGCCGGTGCTGCTGCTCGACGAGCCGCTGTCGAACCTCGACGCCAAGCTGCGCGAGGAAATGCAGTTCGAGCTGCGCCAGATCCAGCGCAAGGTCGGCACCACCACGGTGATGGTCACGCACGACCAGAGCGAGGCAATGTCGATCAGCGACCGCGTGGTGGTGATGGAAGGCGGCTGCGCCACGCAGATCGACCATCCGCACCGCGTGTACGAACATCCGCGCACGCGCTTCATCTCCACCTTCGTGGGCAAGGCCAACCTGCTCGACGGCCGCGTCACGGCCTGCGGCGGACGCAGCTGCCGCGTCGAGGTGGGCCCGCTCGCGCTCGAGGCCGAAGGCACCGCCTTCCGCCCGGGTTCGCCGGTGCTCGTGAGCGTGCGGCCCGAGAAGCTGCAGCTCGTGGCGCCCGGCCGCGGCCGCATCGACGGCACGGTGCGCGAGAGCTTCTTCCTCGGCAGCCAGTGGCTCTACCGCCTGGCCACGCCCGCAGGCGCGCTGATGGTGCTCTGCCCCAACGACGGCCGCGAACCGCTCGCCGAAGGCGACGCCGCGGGCATCGACTGGCCCGCGCACTGCACGCGGCTGCTGCCGGCCGAGGAGGCGGTGGCGGCATGA
- a CDS encoding IclR family transcriptional regulator, which yields METSQAASGGVPRVFAVIRALAAVQAEGGRVTQIARSVGLTQATTHRLLQSLIAEGVVEQDERTKLYRLGIDFFALAASAGNPGDLRSICRPVLLRLCASLGDSIFLLARSGFDAVCLDRSEGPFPIRSFTGDVGGRIALGVGQGALAILAFLPEAEREEVIRFNLSRVREYGVYDEVYLRTEIERVRQSGYAGRNTGLLEGMAGVAVPILDREGRAVAALSVGTIADRLNADRMPTVVELLKREAAAIGPKINPFDATLRRPAQSLAGSPAGQKIPLPEAPGPA from the coding sequence ATGGAGACTTCCCAGGCGGCCAGCGGCGGCGTGCCGCGCGTCTTCGCAGTGATCCGCGCGCTCGCCGCGGTGCAGGCCGAGGGCGGGCGGGTGACGCAGATCGCACGTTCGGTGGGCCTCACGCAGGCGACCACGCACCGTTTGCTGCAGTCGCTGATCGCCGAGGGCGTGGTCGAGCAGGACGAGCGCACCAAGCTCTACCGGCTCGGCATCGATTTCTTCGCACTCGCGGCCAGTGCGGGCAATCCCGGCGACCTGCGCTCGATCTGCCGGCCGGTGCTGCTGCGCCTCTGCGCGAGCCTCGGCGACAGCATCTTCCTGCTGGCGCGCAGCGGCTTCGATGCGGTCTGCCTCGACCGCAGCGAGGGGCCGTTCCCGATCCGCTCGTTCACGGGCGACGTCGGCGGGCGCATCGCGCTCGGCGTGGGGCAGGGCGCGCTCGCGATCCTGGCCTTCCTGCCCGAGGCGGAGCGCGAGGAGGTGATCCGCTTCAACCTCTCGCGGGTGCGCGAGTACGGCGTCTACGACGAGGTCTACCTGCGCACCGAGATCGAGCGCGTGCGCCAGTCGGGCTACGCGGGCCGCAACACCGGGCTGCTCGAAGGCATGGCCGGCGTGGCGGTGCCGATCCTCGACCGCGAGGGCCGCGCGGTGGCCGCGCTGAGCGTGGGCACCATCGCCGACCGCCTGAACGCCGACCGCATGCCCACCGTGGTCGAGCTGCTCAAGCGCGAGGCCGCGGCCATCGGCCCGAAGATCAACCCCTTCGACGCCACGCTGCGGCGCCCGGCGCAGAGCCTCGCGGGCTCGCCCGCGGGGCAGAAGATTCCGCTGCCCGAGGCGCCCGGGCCCGCCTGA
- a CDS encoding aldehyde dehydrogenase family protein: MSEASSSASSVAAEVGQLLERLGVPRAAHTGGELAVRSPVTGEVVAQVRQTAPAEATATIGRAHAAFQAWRSVPAPRRGELVRLLGEELRAAKADLGRLVTLEAGKIPSEGAGEVQEMIDICDFAVGLSRQLYGLTLATERAEHRMMESWHPLGVCGVISAFNFPVAVWSWNAALALVCGDPVVWKPSEKTPLTALAVHAIAQRAIARFGADAPEGLLGLLLGQRDIGELLVDDHRVPVLSATGSTAMGRQVGPKLAARFARPILELGGNNAAIVAPSADLDLTLRAIAFAAMGTAGQRCTTLRRLFVHDSVYEALVPKLARVYGNVRVGDPREAGTLVGPLIDRAAFDGMQKALDESRAAGATVHGGGRVEGIGGAEAWYARPALVELAAHEGPVLRETFAPILYVMRYTSLDAAIEQHNAVGAGLSSSIFTLDMREAERFLSSAGSDCGIANVNIGPSGAEIGGAFGGEKETGGGREAGSDAWKAYMRRATNTINYSTALPLAQGVTFDIDD, from the coding sequence ATGTCCGAAGCCTCCTCCTCCGCCTCTTCCGTCGCCGCCGAAGTCGGCCAGCTGCTCGAGCGCCTCGGCGTGCCGCGCGCGGCCCACACGGGCGGCGAGCTCGCGGTGCGCTCGCCGGTCACGGGCGAGGTGGTGGCGCAGGTGCGGCAGACCGCGCCGGCCGAGGCCACGGCCACCATCGGCCGTGCGCATGCGGCCTTCCAGGCCTGGCGCAGCGTGCCCGCGCCGCGCCGCGGCGAACTGGTGCGGCTGCTCGGCGAGGAACTGCGCGCGGCCAAGGCCGACCTCGGCCGGCTGGTCACGCTGGAGGCCGGCAAGATCCCGTCGGAAGGCGCGGGCGAGGTGCAGGAGATGATCGACATCTGCGACTTCGCGGTCGGCCTGTCGCGCCAGCTCTACGGCCTCACGCTGGCCACCGAGCGCGCCGAGCACCGCATGATGGAGAGCTGGCATCCGCTCGGCGTGTGCGGCGTGATCTCGGCCTTCAACTTCCCGGTGGCCGTGTGGTCGTGGAACGCGGCGCTCGCGCTGGTGTGCGGCGACCCGGTGGTGTGGAAGCCCTCCGAGAAGACCCCCCTCACCGCCCTGGCGGTGCATGCGATCGCGCAGCGCGCCATCGCGCGCTTCGGCGCCGATGCGCCCGAAGGGCTGCTCGGCCTGCTGCTGGGCCAGCGCGACATCGGCGAGCTGCTGGTGGACGACCACCGCGTGCCGGTGCTCTCGGCCACCGGCTCCACCGCGATGGGCCGGCAGGTGGGGCCGAAGCTCGCCGCGCGCTTCGCCCGCCCCATCCTCGAACTCGGCGGCAACAACGCGGCCATCGTCGCGCCCTCGGCCGACCTCGACCTCACGCTGCGCGCGATCGCGTTCGCGGCCATGGGCACCGCGGGCCAGCGCTGCACCACGCTGCGCCGCCTGTTCGTGCACGACAGCGTGTACGAGGCGCTCGTGCCCAAGCTCGCCAGGGTCTACGGCAACGTGCGCGTGGGCGATCCGCGCGAGGCCGGCACGCTCGTCGGCCCGCTGATCGACCGCGCCGCCTTCGACGGCATGCAGAAGGCGCTCGACGAGAGCCGCGCGGCCGGGGCCACGGTGCACGGCGGCGGCCGGGTCGAGGGCATCGGCGGCGCCGAGGCCTGGTACGCGCGCCCGGCGCTGGTCGAACTCGCGGCGCATGAAGGCCCGGTGCTGCGCGAGACCTTCGCGCCGATCCTCTACGTGATGCGCTACACCTCGCTCGACGCGGCGATCGAGCAGCACAACGCGGTGGGCGCGGGCCTGTCGTCGTCGATCTTCACGCTCGACATGCGCGAGGCCGAGCGCTTCCTCTCGAGCGCGGGCTCCGACTGCGGCATCGCCAACGTCAACATCGGCCCGAGCGGCGCCGAGATCGGCGGCGCCTTCGGCGGCGAGAAGGAAACCGGCGGCGGGCGCGAAGCCGGCTCCGACGCCTGGAAGGCCTACATGCGCCGCGCGACCAACACCATCAACTATTCGACGGCACTGCCCCTGGCCCAGGGCGTGACCTTCGACATCGACGACTGA
- a CDS encoding amino acid ABC transporter substrate-binding protein, whose protein sequence is MKTSLKTLAAAMLLALACGSAAAQQAAGGTLDKIKASGKAVLGVREASPPMAYMLGAGEKYVGYHVELCERVLKDIAPQARLEYMAVTAQNTIPLVQNGTLDIGCGPTTNNTARQQQVAFALTTYVSEVRMATRVDSGIATLDQLAGRNVSASTGTTAVQLLRKRERALNVSYPMMLGKDHLESFLLMESGRADAFVLDDNLLAGIIANSKNPAAYRIVGEPLGSEPIALLFRKDDPAFKTAVDDALRRLMKSGELEKIYNRWFVAPIPPKNTSLNLPMSAALRQLIAEPNDKPLEAYAK, encoded by the coding sequence ATGAAGACTTCCCTGAAGACCCTCGCCGCCGCCATGCTGCTCGCGCTCGCGTGCGGCAGCGCCGCCGCGCAGCAGGCCGCGGGCGGCACGCTCGACAAGATCAAGGCCAGCGGCAAGGCCGTGCTGGGCGTGCGCGAGGCCTCGCCGCCGATGGCCTACATGCTCGGCGCGGGCGAGAAGTACGTGGGCTACCACGTCGAGCTGTGCGAGCGCGTGCTCAAGGACATCGCACCGCAGGCCAGGCTCGAGTACATGGCCGTCACGGCGCAGAACACCATTCCGCTGGTGCAGAACGGCACGCTCGACATCGGCTGCGGCCCCACCACCAACAACACGGCGCGCCAGCAGCAGGTGGCCTTCGCGCTCACCACCTACGTGAGCGAGGTGCGCATGGCGACGCGCGTCGATTCCGGCATCGCCACGCTCGACCAGCTCGCGGGCCGCAACGTGTCGGCTTCCACCGGCACCACGGCGGTGCAGCTGCTGCGCAAGCGCGAGCGCGCACTCAACGTGAGCTATCCGATGATGCTGGGCAAGGACCACCTCGAGAGCTTCCTGCTGATGGAGTCGGGCCGCGCCGATGCCTTCGTGCTCGACGACAACCTGCTCGCGGGCATCATCGCGAACTCGAAGAATCCGGCGGCCTACCGCATCGTCGGCGAGCCGCTCGGCTCCGAGCCGATCGCGCTGCTGTTCCGCAAGGACGATCCCGCCTTCAAGACCGCGGTGGACGACGCGCTGCGGCGCCTCATGAAGAGCGGCGAGCTCGAGAAGATCTACAACCGCTGGTTCGTCGCGCCCATCCCGCCGAAGAACACCAGCCTGAACCTGCCGATGAGCGCCGCGCTACGGCAGCTGATCGCCGAGCCCAACGACAAGCCGCTGGAGGCCTACGCCAAGTGA
- a CDS encoding pyridoxal phosphate-dependent aminotransferase, with protein sequence MTPDAAAFQPAARVRAIGVSEILRITDHANALRRAGRPVIVLGAGEPDFDTPGNVREAAVRAIGRGETRYTVLDGSPAMKEAVQLKFRRDNALAFALDEISVSAGAKQVIFNALMASLDPGDEVILPAPYWTSYADIVRVCGGRPVPVACTEAEGFRLGAAQLEAAITPRTRWLFLNSPSNPSGAAYGAAELQPLCEVLLRHPQVWVLADDIYEHILYDGRAFATPAAVEPRLRERTLTVNGVSKAYAMTGWRVGYGAGPRALIAAMAVVQSQTTSCPSSISQAAAIEALTGPQRIVAERRDDFQARRDFVVAALNRAPGLHCRVPEGAFYTFASCAGVLGRRTRGGMLLATDGDFCDYLLRDFEVAVVPGSVFGLAPYFRISYATSMAQLEEACARIAAACQALE encoded by the coding sequence GTGACGCCCGACGCTGCCGCCTTCCAGCCCGCCGCGCGGGTGCGCGCGATCGGCGTTTCGGAGATCCTGCGCATCACCGACCATGCCAACGCACTCAGGCGGGCGGGGCGGCCGGTGATCGTGCTCGGCGCGGGCGAGCCCGACTTCGACACGCCCGGCAACGTGCGCGAGGCCGCGGTGCGTGCCATCGGGCGCGGCGAGACGCGCTACACCGTGCTCGACGGCAGCCCCGCGATGAAGGAAGCGGTGCAGCTCAAGTTCAGGCGCGACAACGCGCTCGCGTTCGCGCTGGACGAGATCAGCGTGAGCGCCGGCGCCAAGCAGGTGATCTTCAATGCGCTGATGGCGAGCCTGGACCCGGGCGACGAGGTGATCCTGCCCGCGCCCTACTGGACCTCGTACGCCGACATCGTCCGGGTCTGCGGCGGACGGCCGGTGCCCGTGGCCTGCACCGAGGCCGAGGGCTTCCGGCTCGGCGCCGCGCAGCTCGAGGCCGCAATCACGCCGCGCACGCGCTGGCTGTTCCTCAACTCGCCCTCGAACCCGAGCGGCGCGGCCTACGGCGCGGCCGAACTCCAGCCACTGTGCGAGGTGCTGCTGCGGCATCCGCAGGTGTGGGTGCTGGCGGACGACATCTACGAACACATCCTCTACGACGGCCGCGCGTTCGCCACGCCGGCGGCCGTGGAACCGCGCCTGCGCGAACGCACGCTCACGGTCAACGGCGTGTCGAAGGCCTATGCGATGACCGGCTGGCGCGTGGGCTACGGCGCCGGGCCGCGCGCGCTGATCGCGGCCATGGCCGTGGTGCAGAGCCAGACCACCTCGTGCCCCTCGTCGATCAGCCAGGCCGCCGCCATCGAGGCGCTGACCGGCCCGCAGCGCATCGTGGCCGAGCGCCGGGACGACTTCCAGGCGCGGCGCGACTTCGTCGTGGCCGCGCTGAACCGCGCACCGGGGCTGCACTGCCGCGTGCCCGAAGGCGCGTTTTACACCTTCGCGAGCTGCGCGGGCGTGCTCGGCCGGCGCACCCGCGGCGGCATGCTGCTCGCGACCGACGGCGACTTCTGCGACTACCTGCTGCGCGACTTCGAGGTGGCGGTGGTGCCGGGCAGCGTGTTCGGGCTGGCGCCGTACTTCCGGATTTCCTATGCCACGTCGATGGCGCAACTGGAAGAGGCCTGCGCACGCATCGCCGCCGCATGCCAGGCCCTCGAATGA